One region of Primulina tabacum isolate GXHZ01 chromosome 1, ASM2559414v2, whole genome shotgun sequence genomic DNA includes:
- the LOC142513683 gene encoding ubiquitin receptor RAD23c-like isoform X2, which produces MKICVKTLKGTHFEIEVKPDDTVVDVKKIIEMVQGSDVYPATQQMLIHQGKVLKDNTTLEDNKVAEKSFVVIMLTKSKASSSGAATASATPASTTQPASNTPPPTQPVTAGPVPVSTNAPPQSAPQSVPAPVPAPAAAPAPAPAPAPALAPTPAPAPDSSVTDVYGQAASNLVAGNNLEGAVQQILDMGGGCWDRDTVIRALRAAFNNPERAVEYLYSGVPEQAEVAPAAQTPAGGQPVNPPIQATQPAVVPSTGPNANPLNLFPQGLPNMGSNASAGALDFLRNSPQFQSLRALVQANPQILQPMLQELGKQNPQLVRMIQEHQADFLRLINEPVEGEGNILEQMAEAMPQAITVTPEEREAIERLEAMGFERALVLEVYFACNKNEELAANYLLDHMHEFDE; this is translated from the exons ATGAAGATTTGCGTGAAGACTCTGAAGGGTACACACTTCGAGATCGAAGTGAAACCCGATGACACA GTGGTCGATGTGAAGAAAATTATTGAAATGGTTCAAGGTTCGGATGTATACCCAGCTACTCAGCAGATGCTGATTCATCAAGGGAAGGTTCTTAAAGATAATACAACACTGGAGGATAACAAAGTTGCCGAAAAAAGTTTTGTGGTGATTATGTTGACCAAG AGCAAGGCATCATCAAGTGGAGCTGCAACTGCATCTGCTACTCCAGCGAGTACA ACCCAACCTGCAAGTAATACCCCTCCTCCAACACAGCCTGTAACTGCAGGTCCAGTACCTGTATCAACTAATGCACC TCCACAGTCAGCTCCTCAATCTGTTCCCGCCCCTGTTCCCGCTCCCGCTGCTGCTCCCGCTCCCGCTCCCGCTCCCGCTCCCGCTCTTGCGCCTACTCCCGCCCCTGCTCCTGATTC CTCAGTGACAGATGTGTATGGTCAAGCGGCTTCGAATCTTGTTGCTGGAAATAACTTGGAGGGTGCTGTTCAACAGATCCTTGATATGGGTGGTGGATGTTGGGATCGGGATACAGTTATTCGTGCACTGCGTGCTGCATTTAATAATCCGGAGAGAGCAGTTGAATACCTTTATTCT GGAGTTCCAGAGCAAGCAGAAGTTGCTCCTGCGGCGCAAACACCTGCTGGTGGGCAGCCGGTGAATCCTCCAATCCAGGCTACACAGCCAGCAGTAGTACCTTCTACTGGACCCAATGCTAATCCATTGAATCTTTTTCCACAG GGCCTCCCTAATATGGGCTCAAATGCAAGTGCCGGTGCCCTAGATTTCCTTCGCAACAGTCCACAG TTTCAATCACTGCGAGCCCTGGTGCAAGCCAATCCACAAATCTTGCAG CCCATGCTTCAGGAACTAGGGAAACAAAATCCACAATTAGTTCGAATGATCCAAGAGCATCAGGCTGATTTTCTACGCTTGATAAATGAACCTGTTGAGGGCGAGGG GAACATATTAGAACAAATGGCTGAAGCAATGCCACAGGCGATCACTGTCACACCAGAAGAGCGTGAAGCAATTGAACGT CTTGAAGCGATGGGGTTTGAACGAGCTTTGGTATTGGAAGTATATTTTGCATGCAACAAGAACGAGGAGCTGGCTGCAAACTACCTCTTAGATCATATGCATGAGTTTGATGAGTGA
- the LOC142513419 gene encoding T-complex protein 1 subunit zeta 1, whose protein sequence is MSLRVLNPNAEVLNKSHALHMNINAAKGLQDVLKTNLGPKGTIKMLVGGAGDIKLTKDGNSLLKEMQIQNPTAIMIARTAVAQDDMSGDGTTSTVIFIGELMKQSERYIDEGTHPRVLVDGFEIAKRATLQFLENFRTPVVMGDEPDKEILKMVARTTLRTKLYETLADQLTEIVVNSVLCIRKADEPIDLFMVEIMHMRHKFDVDTRLIEGIVLDHGSRHPDMKRRAENCHILTCNVSLEYEKSEVNAGFFYSNAEQREAMVAAERRSVDQRVQKIIDLKNKVCAGNDDSFIVINQKGIDPPSLDLLAREGIVALRRAKRRNMERLVLACGGEAVNSVDDLTPDCLGWAGLVYEHVLGEEKYTFVENVKNPHSCTILIKGPNDHTIAQIKDAVRDGLRSVKNTIEDEAVVLGAGAFEVAARQHLVNEVKKTVQGRAQLGVEAFADALLVIPKTLADNSGLDTQDVIIDLTGEHDKGNVVGLNQHTGEPIDPKMEGIFDNYSVKRQIINSAPVIASQLLLVDEVIRAGRNMRKPS, encoded by the exons ATGTCTCTTAGGGTGTTGAATCCGAACGCTGAGGTGCTCAACAAATCGCATGCGCTTCACATGAACATCAATGCCGCAAAGGGACTCCAGGATGTTCTTAAAACCAATCTCGGCCCGAAAGGCACTATCAAGAT GCTTGTTGGTGGAGCCGGTGATATTAAACTTACCAAGGACGGTAACTCTCTTTTGAAAGAGATG CAAATTCAAAACCCTACCGCCATAATGATTGCTAGGACTGCTGTTGCTCAAGATGATATGAGCGGAGATGGTACAACTTCTACTGTCATCTTCATCGGCGAGCTTATGAAGCAATCAGAGCGGTACATAGATGAAG GAACGCATCCACGAGTTTTAGTTGATGGATTTGAAATCGCAAAAAGAGCAACActacaatttcttgaaaatttcagGACTCCGGTGGTGATGGGGGACGAACCTGATAAAGAGATACTGAAGATGGTGGCGAGAACAACATTAAGGACAAAG CTATATGAGACATTGGCTGATCAATTGACTGAGATAGTTGTGAATTCT GTTCTCTGCATTCGTAAGGCTGACGAGCCTATTGATCTCTTTATGGTGGAGATAATGCACATGCGTCACAAGTTTGATGTGGACACTCGTCTG ATTGAGGGCATTGTTCTTGACCATGGATCTAGACATCCAGATATGAAACGCCGAGCAGAAAATTGTCATATTTTAACCTGTAATGTGTCATTGGAGTATGAGAAGAG TGAGGTAAATGCAGGATTTTTCTACTCAAATGCAGAACAGAGAGAAGCAATGGTTGCAGCTGAGAGGCGATCTGTTGATCAAAGAGTACAGAAAATTATTGATCTGAAAAACAAG GTGTGTGCTGGTAATGATGACAGTTTTATTGTCATCAATCAAAAAGGAATCGATCCTCCATCATTGGATCTTCTTGCTCGAGAAGGA ATAGTTGCCTTGCGAAGAGCTAAGAGGAGAAACATGGAGAGATTAGTTTTAGCTTGTGGCGGAGAGGCTGTCAATTCAGTTGATGACCTAACTCCTGACTGTCTTGGTTGGGCTGGATTGGTCTATGAGCACGTGCTTGGGGAAGAAAAGTATACATTTGTAGAAAACGTGAAAAATCCACACTCCTGTACAATCCTCATAAAAG GACCAAATGATCACACAATTGCTCAGATTAAGGATGCTGTTCGTGATGGGCTGAGGTCAGTGAAAAATACCATTGAAGATGAAGCTGTTGTACTA GGTGCAGGGGCTTTTGAAGTGGCTGCCAGACAACACCTTGTTAATGAAGTGAAGAAAACTGTTCAAGGG CGGGCTCAACTTGGCGTGGAAGCATTTGCTGATGCACTTCTTGTGATTCCAAAGACACTAGCCGATAACTCTGGACTTGATACTCAAGACGTGATCATTGATCTCACG GGAGAACATGACAAGGGAAATGTAGTTGGCCTTAATCAACACACTGGAGAACCTATTGATCCCAAAATGGAGGGCATCTTTGACAATTACTCTGTCAAACGTCAGATCATAAACTCTGC CCCTGTGATTGCATCTCAGTTGCTACTTGTTGATGAAGTTATTCGTGCTGGGCGTAACATGAGGAAACCTAGCTAG
- the LOC142513946 gene encoding uncharacterized protein LOC142513946 isoform X2, translated as MHMKPVAAAATMSSCSGGGMTLSALRFGTTSGRTYFLSLNRRLLPPSKSMEPDLSSVCFIARNQGSILLNNIVATKLKLVTRAAESTQSSSPVANAAANIKKDTVPDNEFSLAKVSFGVIGLGVGVMLLSYGFGAYFNILPGSEWSALMLTYGFPLAVIGMALKYAELKPVPCLTYSDALVLREKCATEILKQVRNDVTRYRYGDEQHLEEALKRIFQYGQGGGIPRRSAPILQSIREEVTEDGLYCLTLVFEAKALSLTDFEQRQAKFTSFFGPGITAEIAEGQNNLYEVKLISNTTP; from the exons ATGCACATGAAACCGGTGGCCGCGGCGGCGACTATGTCAAGTTGCAGCGGAGGAGGAATGACACTCAGCGCTCTGCGTTTCGGCACCACATCTGGGCGAACCTATTTTCTCTCTCTGAATCGACGGCTGCTGCCTCCATCGAAGTCTATGGAACCCGACCTCTCCAGTGTCTGCTTTATTGCCAGGAATCAAGGTTCAATTTTGCTCAACAATATAGTTGCAACGAAACTCAAACTTGTTACCAGAGCTGCCGAATCGACTCAGTCGTCCTCTCCTGTGGCCAATGCTGCTGCAAACATAAAGAAAGACACTGTTCCGGATAACGAGTTTTCGCTCGCCAAG GTTTCTTTTGGTGTAATTGGATTAGGTGTTGGCGTTATGCTTCTCTC CTATGGATTTGGGGCATActttaacatcctcccaggatctGAATGGTCAGCACTAATGCTGACCTATGGCTTTCCTCTCGCAGTAATTGGCATGGCTCTGAAG TATGCAGAGCTTAAGCCAGTCCCCTGCTTGACATACTCAGACGCTCTGGTGCTGAGAGAAAAATGTGCCACTGAAATTCTTAAGCAG GTTAGAAATGATGTTACAAGATACCGTTATGGGGATGAACAACATCTGGAAGAAGCATTAAAACGAATATTCCAATATGGACAG GGTGGAGGAATACCGCGTAGGAGTGCTCCTATTCTGCAAAGTATCAGGGAAGAA GTTACCGAGGATGGTCTATACTGTTTGACATTGGTTTTTGAGGCTAAAGCCTTGAGTCTGACTGATTTTGAGCAAAGACAG GCAAAGTTTACTTCATTCTTTGGACCAGGAATCACAGCTGAAATTG CCGAAGGACAGAACAATTTATACGAGGTCAAGCTAATTTCCAACACTACTCCGTAA
- the LOC142514737 gene encoding protein BZR1 homolog 1-like: MTAGGSSTGRLPTWKERENNKRRERKRRAIAAKIFAGLRAQGDFKLPKHCDNNEVLKALCAEAGWLVEEDGTTYRKGSNRPISETRLPPTIMSFPPSIQPSPNSSAFPSPAPSYHASPTSSSFPSPSRCDGYSASYNLPIIRKLTSFSSSLPPLRISNSAPITPPLSSPTRTSKPMLHWGSIPNAPMNSLFHPFFAVSAPSSPKRPRRFTPIPIPEGDESEFSASNAARWVSFRTDPASAPPLSPTYNLVKPVAHPNSLQDTFDGCGEYRWRSSSAKRSCGPELEFGKGAVKAWEGEIIHDIGMDDLELTLGSRKACA, translated from the exons ATGACGGCGGGAGGTTCATCGACAGGCCGGCTGCCGACATGGAAGGAGAGGGAGAACAACAAAAGGAGAGAGAGGAAGAGGAGAGCCATAGCCGCCAAAATCTTCGCCGGTCTTCGAGCACAGGGTGACTTTAAGCTCCCTAAACACTGCGACAATAACGAAGTCTTGAAGGCTCTTTGCGCCGAAGCAGGTTGGCTTGTTGAGGAAGATGGCACCACTTATCGCAAG GGATCCAATCGACCAATTTCGGAGACACGATTGCCTCCTACCATTATGAGCTTCCCTCCATCAATCCAACCGAGCCCGAATTCTTCAGCATTCCCGAGTCCAGCACCTTCTTACCATGCCAGCCCCACATCCTCGTCCTTCCCAAGTCCATCTCGCTGTGATGGATACTCGGCCTCATACAATCTCCCTATCATTCGAAAGTTAACATCTTTCTCCTCCTCCCTTCCTCCTCTTCGTATTTCCAATAGTGCCCCCATTACTCCTCCACTTTCGTCTCCGACCAGAACTTCAAAACCAATGCTGCATTGGGGATCTATTCCCAATGCTCCAATGAATTCTTTATTCCACCCATTTTTCGCTGTTTCAGCCCCATCTAGTCCAAAACGCCCTCGTCGTTTCACACCCATCCCAATTCCAGAAGGTGACGAATCTGAGTTTTCTGCATCAAATGCTGCTCGTTGGGTCAGTTTCCGGACAGATCCAGCCTCGGCTCCTCCCCTTTCGCCAACTTATAACCTTGTGAAACCTGTGGCTCACCCGAATTCTCTCCAAGATACATTTGACGGCTGTGGTGAATATAGATGGAGATCATCCTCAGCAAAGAGGTCGTGTGGCCCTGAGCTCGAGTTTGGTAAGGGTGCGGTTAAGGCGTGGGAGGGTGAAATAATACATGACATTGGAATGGATGATTTGGAACTAACACTTGGGAGCAGAAAGGCTTGTGCCTAA
- the LOC142514211 gene encoding small ribosomal subunit protein cS23-like has product MLSVGFRPCAGNPRADLTQQANLSKNLIFPTIKTPSFSFNPPNERKFKPIKTSASSSSLTTQEASILDDNEAKEKPRIVVKPMERPRLVLKFVWMEKNIGIAIDQVIPGGHGTIPLSPYYFWPRKDAWEELKVMLESKPWISKKQTVVLLNQATDIITLWQQSGES; this is encoded by the coding sequence ATGTTATCAGTTGGCTTTCGACCTTGCGCCGGAAACCCTCGCGCAGATCTTACACAGCAGGCAAATTTATCCAAAAATCTAATCTTTCCCACCATCAAGACCCCATCTTTTTCTTTCAATCCACCCAACGAAAGAAAATTTAAGCCCATCAAAACAAGTGCTTCATCTTCTTCCCTGACCACCCAAGAAGCATCAATCTTGGACGATAATGAAGCGAAAGAAAAGCCAAGAATTGTGGTGAAGCCGATGGAAAGACCTAGGCTGGTCTTGAAATTCGTTTGGATGGAAAAAAATATCGGAATAGCGATAGACCAAGTGATTCCCGGCGGCCATGGGACCATTCCTTTAAGCCCGTACTATTTTTGGCCAAGAAAAGACGCCTGGGAGGAGCTTAAGGTCATGCTGGAGAGTAAGCCGTGGATTTCAAAGAAGCAAACGGTGGTTCTGCTCAACCAGGCTACCGATATCATTACTTTGTGGCAACAGAGTGGGGAGAGTTAA
- the LOC142513946 gene encoding uncharacterized protein LOC142513946 isoform X1 yields MHMKPVAAAATMSSCSGGGMTLSALRFGTTSGRTYFLSLNRRLLPPSKSMEPDLSSVCFIARNQGSILLNNIVATKLKLVTRAAESTQSSSPVANAAANIKKDTVPDNEFSLAKVSFGVIGLGVGVMLLSYGFGAYFNILPGSEWSALMLTYGFPLAVIGMALKYAELKPVPCLTYSDALVLREKCATEILKQVRNDVTRYRYGDEQHLEEALKRIFQYGQGGGIPRRSAPILQSIREEVTEDGLYCLTLVFEAKALSLTDFEQRQAKFTSFFGPGITAEIGKHRHLVYSVYNTHLFQVLINMASSFWMQPKDRTIYTRSS; encoded by the exons ATGCACATGAAACCGGTGGCCGCGGCGGCGACTATGTCAAGTTGCAGCGGAGGAGGAATGACACTCAGCGCTCTGCGTTTCGGCACCACATCTGGGCGAACCTATTTTCTCTCTCTGAATCGACGGCTGCTGCCTCCATCGAAGTCTATGGAACCCGACCTCTCCAGTGTCTGCTTTATTGCCAGGAATCAAGGTTCAATTTTGCTCAACAATATAGTTGCAACGAAACTCAAACTTGTTACCAGAGCTGCCGAATCGACTCAGTCGTCCTCTCCTGTGGCCAATGCTGCTGCAAACATAAAGAAAGACACTGTTCCGGATAACGAGTTTTCGCTCGCCAAG GTTTCTTTTGGTGTAATTGGATTAGGTGTTGGCGTTATGCTTCTCTC CTATGGATTTGGGGCATActttaacatcctcccaggatctGAATGGTCAGCACTAATGCTGACCTATGGCTTTCCTCTCGCAGTAATTGGCATGGCTCTGAAG TATGCAGAGCTTAAGCCAGTCCCCTGCTTGACATACTCAGACGCTCTGGTGCTGAGAGAAAAATGTGCCACTGAAATTCTTAAGCAG GTTAGAAATGATGTTACAAGATACCGTTATGGGGATGAACAACATCTGGAAGAAGCATTAAAACGAATATTCCAATATGGACAG GGTGGAGGAATACCGCGTAGGAGTGCTCCTATTCTGCAAAGTATCAGGGAAGAA GTTACCGAGGATGGTCTATACTGTTTGACATTGGTTTTTGAGGCTAAAGCCTTGAGTCTGACTGATTTTGAGCAAAGACAG GCAAAGTTTACTTCATTCTTTGGACCAGGAATCACAGCTGAAATTGGTAAGCACCGTCACCTTGTTTACTCTGTATATAATACACATTTGTTTCAAGTTCTAATTAACATGGCTTCGAGTTTCTGGATGCAGCCGAAGGACAGAACAATTTATACGAGGTCAAGCTAA
- the LOC142514372 gene encoding uncharacterized protein LOC142514372, producing MSSILSKGSVEQCYITSRRHDDTDFSLKDWALKARISRENTHSRRFSASNLRSCREDVASNIANSSTASSPGYTAREEINPSTYSFTTALKALQAKTVYSWEYIPTDGVATLSSKWNDAEKYISNPLSGEVPLECLSAKTLSGRTFRNVTSRITMSAPLIYPSHLQQFHAKSPITELEDEAKLTIQEKQRCTTRDVGTQSTPVDVSSSSPSPAPTPSIEERSIKHGDVEGGYSSVCFSENSKSETEVEEKQTTDKRYTERNEAAETKEIRKQIMCIMCSSSSRQGAVGCLSVISLKGLWMRTRTKKGQKINQEKH from the exons ATGTCATCAATATTGAGCAAAGGTTCTGTGGAGCAATGCTACATTACTTCACGGCGACACGACGACACGGATTTCAGCTTGAAAGATTGGGCACTAAAGGCCCGAATTTCCCGCGAAAACACGCATTCTAGAAGATTTTCGGCATCAAATTTGCGGAGTTGTAGAGAAGATGTAGCGTCAAATATAGCCAATTCTAGCACTGCTTCCTCACCAGGATACACAGCAAGAG AGGAAATTAACCCTTCAACATATTCATTTACCACTGCCTTAAAAG CATTACAGGCCAAAACCGTGTATTCGTGGGAGTATATACCAACCGATGGAGTCGCCACCCTTAGCTCCAAATGGAATGACGCAGAAAAGTATATAAGCAATCCCTTATCAGGAGAAGTCCCTTTGGAATGTTTATCTGCAAAAACACTAAGCGGGAGAACGTTTCGAAACGTAACGAGTAGGATCACTATGTCCGCACCACTCATTTATCCTTCTCACTTGCAGCAGTTTCATGCCAAGTCTCCAATAACTGAACTTGAAGATGAAGCGAAACTCACAATTCAag AGAAACAACGGTGCACGACTAGAGATGTGGGAACGCAGAGCACTCCGGTCGATGTTAGTTCAAGCAGTCCCAGTCCTGCTCCAACTCCGTCAATTGAAGAAAGATCAATAAAGCATGGTGACGTAGAGGGTGGATATTCATCTGTTTGCTTCAGTGAAAACTCAAAGTCGGAGACAGAG GTAGAAGAGAAACAAACGACAGACAAACGGTACACAGAAAGAAACGAAGCAGCAGAGACAAAGGAAATAAGGAAGCAGATAATGTGCATCATGTGCAGCAGCAGCAGTCGCCAGGGAGCTGTGGGATGCCTATCAGTTATATCTTTGAAGGGTTTGTGGATGAGAACAAGGACCAAAAAAGGGCAAAAaataaaccaagaaaaacactaA
- the LOC142513683 gene encoding ubiquitin receptor RAD23d-like isoform X1 translates to MKICVKTLKGTHFEIEVKPDDTVWDQFSAPLLLLGPTRIASYVVDVKKIIEMVQGSDVYPATQQMLIHQGKVLKDNTTLEDNKVAEKSFVVIMLTKSKASSSGAATASATPASTTQPASNTPPPTQPVTAGPVPVSTNAPPQSAPQSVPAPVPAPAAAPAPAPAPAPALAPTPAPAPDSSVTDVYGQAASNLVAGNNLEGAVQQILDMGGGCWDRDTVIRALRAAFNNPERAVEYLYSGVPEQAEVAPAAQTPAGGQPVNPPIQATQPAVVPSTGPNANPLNLFPQGLPNMGSNASAGALDFLRNSPQFQSLRALVQANPQILQPMLQELGKQNPQLVRMIQEHQADFLRLINEPVEGEGNILEQMAEAMPQAITVTPEEREAIERLEAMGFERALVLEVYFACNKNEELAANYLLDHMHEFDE, encoded by the exons ATGAAGATTTGCGTGAAGACTCTGAAGGGTACACACTTCGAGATCGAAGTGAAACCCGATGACACAGTATGGGATCAATTCTCTGCCCCCCTTCTCTTGCTTGGACCTACTCGAATTGCTTCATAT GTGGTCGATGTGAAGAAAATTATTGAAATGGTTCAAGGTTCGGATGTATACCCAGCTACTCAGCAGATGCTGATTCATCAAGGGAAGGTTCTTAAAGATAATACAACACTGGAGGATAACAAAGTTGCCGAAAAAAGTTTTGTGGTGATTATGTTGACCAAG AGCAAGGCATCATCAAGTGGAGCTGCAACTGCATCTGCTACTCCAGCGAGTACA ACCCAACCTGCAAGTAATACCCCTCCTCCAACACAGCCTGTAACTGCAGGTCCAGTACCTGTATCAACTAATGCACC TCCACAGTCAGCTCCTCAATCTGTTCCCGCCCCTGTTCCCGCTCCCGCTGCTGCTCCCGCTCCCGCTCCCGCTCCCGCTCCCGCTCTTGCGCCTACTCCCGCCCCTGCTCCTGATTC CTCAGTGACAGATGTGTATGGTCAAGCGGCTTCGAATCTTGTTGCTGGAAATAACTTGGAGGGTGCTGTTCAACAGATCCTTGATATGGGTGGTGGATGTTGGGATCGGGATACAGTTATTCGTGCACTGCGTGCTGCATTTAATAATCCGGAGAGAGCAGTTGAATACCTTTATTCT GGAGTTCCAGAGCAAGCAGAAGTTGCTCCTGCGGCGCAAACACCTGCTGGTGGGCAGCCGGTGAATCCTCCAATCCAGGCTACACAGCCAGCAGTAGTACCTTCTACTGGACCCAATGCTAATCCATTGAATCTTTTTCCACAG GGCCTCCCTAATATGGGCTCAAATGCAAGTGCCGGTGCCCTAGATTTCCTTCGCAACAGTCCACAG TTTCAATCACTGCGAGCCCTGGTGCAAGCCAATCCACAAATCTTGCAG CCCATGCTTCAGGAACTAGGGAAACAAAATCCACAATTAGTTCGAATGATCCAAGAGCATCAGGCTGATTTTCTACGCTTGATAAATGAACCTGTTGAGGGCGAGGG GAACATATTAGAACAAATGGCTGAAGCAATGCCACAGGCGATCACTGTCACACCAGAAGAGCGTGAAGCAATTGAACGT CTTGAAGCGATGGGGTTTGAACGAGCTTTGGTATTGGAAGTATATTTTGCATGCAACAAGAACGAGGAGCTGGCTGCAAACTACCTCTTAGATCATATGCATGAGTTTGATGAGTGA